One segment of Desulfonauticus submarinus DNA contains the following:
- a CDS encoding M20 family metallo-hydrolase, with the protein MDKIINSYRNEVIFLQKELVKRVALGPENGGQGEYEKANFLADYLKKLDLEPTFYNAPDNRVEIGFRPNLVVRYKGKKKTTLWIISHLDVVPEGDLALWKSDPYKLKVEDDLIYGRGVEDNQQAIVSSLLSLKALIDQKIVPDLSLGLIFVSDEETGSNYGLKFLVDNHSHLFAKDDLYLVPDHGSPQGVEIEISEKSMFWLKIEVLGKQCHASMPQLGINSLIAASEFIIELSNLGDIFNLKDTLFSPPVSTFNPTKKEANVENINTIPGRDVFYLDARVLPQYDLEDIFEHIKSIGLKIEKKYGVTIKYEVVMKEQAAPPTSEDSQIVTKLKNAIKVVLEKEAKVMGIGGGTVAAILRRKGYPTAVWSSLMGFAHQPNECSSINNTLNDAKVMFNLLFD; encoded by the coding sequence ATGGACAAGATAATTAACTCTTATAGAAATGAAGTAATTTTTCTTCAAAAAGAATTGGTTAAAAGAGTTGCCTTAGGTCCTGAAAATGGCGGACAAGGAGAATATGAGAAGGCTAATTTTTTGGCTGATTATTTAAAAAAGTTGGATCTTGAGCCGACTTTTTATAATGCCCCAGATAATAGGGTAGAGATTGGATTTCGCCCTAACTTGGTAGTTCGATATAAAGGAAAAAAGAAAACTACTTTATGGATTATTTCTCATTTAGATGTAGTCCCAGAAGGTGATCTTGCCTTATGGAAAAGTGATCCGTATAAATTAAAAGTAGAAGATGATTTGATTTATGGAAGGGGCGTAGAAGATAATCAGCAGGCTATTGTATCGTCGCTTTTAAGTTTAAAGGCTTTAATAGACCAAAAAATAGTTCCTGATTTATCTCTTGGGCTAATATTTGTTTCTGATGAGGAGACTGGAAGTAATTATGGGCTTAAATTTTTAGTAGATAATCATAGTCATTTGTTTGCTAAAGATGATTTGTATTTAGTCCCAGATCACGGATCTCCTCAAGGTGTTGAGATTGAGATTTCTGAAAAAAGCATGTTTTGGTTAAAAATAGAGGTATTAGGTAAGCAGTGTCATGCCTCAATGCCTCAGCTAGGAATTAATTCTTTAATTGCTGCTTCTGAGTTTATTATAGAACTTTCAAATTTAGGTGATATTTTTAATTTAAAGGATACCTTATTTTCTCCACCTGTTTCTACTTTTAATCCTACTAAAAAAGAGGCAAATGTAGAAAACATTAATACTATTCCTGGTAGAGATGTGTTTTATTTAGATGCCAGGGTGTTGCCTCAATATGATTTAGAAGATATTTTTGAGCATATTAAATCCATTGGTTTAAAAATAGAAAAAAAATATGGTGTTACTATTAAATATGAAGTAGTAATGAAAGAACAAGCAGCTCCACCTACTTCAGAGGATAGTCAAATAGTTACAAAATTAAAAAATGCTATTAAAGTTGTTTTGGAAAAAGAAGCAAAAGTAATGGGTATAGGTGGTGGAACTGTAGCTGCTATTCTAAGACGTAAAGGTTATCCCACAGCAGTCTGGTCTTCTTTGATGGGGTTTGCCCATCAGCCAAATGAATGCTCTTCTATTAACAATACTCTTAATGACGCTAAAGTGATGTTCAACTTGCTTTTTGACTAA
- a CDS encoding PxxKW family cysteine-rich protein produces the protein MKCTTIRPGYECAFMTENGCSYKGGRCYPVVEQCEGCERIKEFNGEKYCLSYPEPAIKWAHKACNFATHVKAVVDNEGKVKVNPLKASKRAARGR, from the coding sequence ATGAAATGTACTACTATTAGGCCAGGATATGAGTGTGCTTTTATGACGGAAAATGGATGTTCTTATAAGGGCGGGCGTTGTTATCCTGTAGTAGAACAATGTGAAGGATGTGAAAGAATTAAAGAGTTTAATGGTGAAAAGTATTGCTTAAGTTATCCTGAGCCTGCTATAAAATGGGCTCATAAGGCTTGCAATTTTGCTACTCATGTAAAGGCTGTTGTAGATAATGAAGGAAAGGTTAAAGTTAATCCTTTAAAAGCTTCTAAGAGAGCAGCTAGAGGGAGATAG
- a CDS encoding IscA/HesB family protein — translation MFSLTERAKTQLERYFAEQEKSPIRVYMAAGUGGPRLALALDEQRENDKVFDVDGFTFLVEESLFDSAAPITVDLNEMGFIVRSKLPMDASGGCSSCTSCG, via the coding sequence ATGTTTAGTTTGACAGAAAGGGCAAAGACCCAATTGGAACGTTATTTTGCAGAACAAGAAAAGTCACCTATAAGGGTTTATATGGCTGCTGGCTGAGGTGGGCCACGTTTGGCACTTGCTCTGGATGAGCAAAGAGAAAATGATAAGGTCTTTGATGTAGATGGATTTACCTTTTTGGTAGAAGAAAGTTTATTTGATAGTGCAGCTCCGATCACTGTGGATTTAAACGAGATGGGTTTTATTGTTCGCTCTAAGCTTCCGATGGATGCTTCTGGAGGCTGCAGTTCTTGTACATCTTGCGGATAA
- a CDS encoding LysM peptidoglycan-binding domain-containing protein, with protein sequence MKYKSLLFFLVILLFLFNSIAIPQYIPRLFFKKKISFKNEYIEYKVKKGEWLYKILRSYNIPENQLPLVVKIIKKLNPHIKDLSNLEANQILRIPKIYTKYKTLNYLKKYKYKPKTYRVRKGDNVVKILRNISGVPTKLIFNEYLTIFRLLNPTVDVNNIQTGTKVKVPIPLHPVKNFYPGALKPIKTQKNNKFLTKKRNRSKNKIHSPKKTFTNSIDPKKTLITILQNLGFGVAPGLKAYFPQADGSWLEIDLTKNILLTLTSHKKVLLSLEDYFQEGLKYPFKVIKVSSWNPSEILLQLNKNYPSLVKLWPKNQTFIFNNTNFSTEIKADFVVKIKNKIFTIIFLDKKASTDNMNIVYSFLKNIGVNVLYLKNDDIKQTIEKIKCKLINPKLIYVPTIVEKDILKFIKKKYIPKQKHKNILSYLRKNKIIVKKRIGFYIFRDKDKFIKLYSYLIVIRDKFSSKNKSIYIYRGNNPYISTLLHLNGYKVYILQ encoded by the coding sequence ATGAAATATAAGTCGCTACTTTTTTTTCTTGTGATATTATTATTTCTCTTTAACTCTATAGCTATTCCCCAATATATTCCGCGTCTTTTTTTTAAAAAGAAAATATCTTTTAAAAATGAATATATTGAATATAAAGTTAAAAAAGGAGAGTGGCTATATAAAATTTTAAGAAGCTATAATATTCCTGAGAATCAGCTTCCTTTGGTTGTTAAAATAATTAAAAAATTAAATCCTCATATCAAAGACCTATCTAATCTAGAAGCTAATCAAATTTTGCGAATTCCTAAAATTTATACTAAATACAAAACACTAAATTATCTAAAAAAATATAAATACAAACCAAAAACTTATAGAGTAAGAAAAGGAGATAATGTTGTTAAAATACTAAGAAATATATCAGGAGTACCTACTAAATTAATTTTTAATGAATACCTAACAATTTTTAGGTTACTTAATCCTACTGTAGATGTAAACAATATCCAAACAGGTACTAAAGTAAAAGTACCTATACCACTACACCCTGTCAAAAATTTTTATCCAGGCGCACTAAAACCAATAAAAACACAAAAAAACAACAAATTCTTAACCAAAAAAAGAAATAGATCAAAAAATAAAATACATTCCCCTAAAAAAACATTTACAAATTCAATAGATCCTAAAAAAACTTTAATCACTATTCTTCAGAATCTGGGATTTGGAGTAGCGCCTGGCTTAAAAGCCTATTTTCCTCAAGCAGACGGTAGTTGGTTAGAGATTGATTTAACTAAAAATATTCTTCTTACTCTAACCTCGCATAAAAAAGTTCTCTTAAGTTTAGAAGATTACTTCCAAGAAGGTTTAAAATATCCTTTTAAAGTCATTAAAGTATCTTCATGGAATCCAAGTGAAATACTTTTACAATTAAACAAAAATTATCCTTCGTTAGTAAAACTGTGGCCTAAAAACCAAACTTTTATTTTTAACAATACCAATTTTTCAACAGAGATAAAAGCAGACTTTGTAGTTAAAATAAAAAACAAAATCTTTACCATTATATTTTTAGATAAAAAGGCCTCTACAGATAATATGAATATTGTATATAGCTTTCTAAAAAATATAGGAGTAAATGTTCTATATCTAAAGAATGATGATATAAAACAAACTATAGAAAAAATAAAATGTAAACTAATTAATCCAAAACTAATTTATGTTCCAACTATAGTGGAAAAAGATATATTAAAGTTTATTAAAAAGAAATATATTCCTAAACAAAAACATAAAAATATATTGAGTTATCTTAGAAAAAATAAAATTATCGTAAAGAAAAGAATTGGATTTTATATTTTTAGAGATAAAGATAAATTTATCAAACTATATTCTTATCTTATAGTAATAAGAGATAAATTCTCATCTAAAAATAAATCAATTTATATATATAGAGGAAATAATCCTTATATTTCAACTTTATTACATTTAAATGGATATAAAGTATATATCTTACAATAA
- the hisA gene encoding 1-(5-phosphoribosyl)-5-[(5-phosphoribosylamino)methylideneamino]imidazole-4-carboxamide isomerase — MIIFPAIDIKGGKCVRLKQGEADKQTTYFEDPVEAAVFWQNQGAKWLHVIDLDGAFEGEPKNLKLIEKICTKVSIPVQLGGGIRSLTVAKYYLEAGVERLIIGTMALQSPHLFEKLVESFKQKIGVSLDAKNGYLKIKGWVEDINKTIYDVIPWLNKIKTGFIVYTDISRDGMQKGVNLQALEEVLKLSNMPVLIAGGVSNLDDIKKLYPFTKLGLEGVITGRAIYEKTLNLQEALNWIAAQS; from the coding sequence ATGATAATTTTTCCAGCAATTGATATAAAAGGTGGCAAGTGTGTTAGGTTAAAACAGGGAGAGGCAGATAAGCAGACCACTTATTTTGAAGATCCTGTAGAGGCTGCAGTTTTTTGGCAGAATCAGGGAGCTAAGTGGTTACATGTTATAGATTTAGACGGAGCGTTTGAAGGAGAGCCTAAGAATTTAAAATTAATAGAAAAAATTTGTACTAAAGTAAGTATCCCTGTCCAATTAGGTGGAGGTATAAGATCTTTAACTGTGGCTAAATATTATTTAGAAGCAGGGGTTGAGCGTTTAATTATTGGCACCATGGCTTTACAATCTCCTCATTTATTTGAAAAATTAGTAGAAAGTTTTAAACAAAAAATAGGAGTTTCTCTTGATGCCAAAAATGGATATTTAAAAATTAAAGGATGGGTAGAAGACATTAATAAAACTATTTATGATGTAATCCCTTGGTTAAATAAGATAAAAACAGGTTTTATTGTTTATACGGATATCTCTAGAGATGGGATGCAGAAAGGTGTTAATTTACAAGCTTTAGAAGAAGTTCTGAAACTTTCTAATATGCCTGTGTTAATAGCAGGAGGAGTTTCGAATTTAGATGATATAAAAAAACTTTATCCATTTACTAAATTAGGTCTAGAAGGCGTTATAACAGGCAGAGCTATTTATGAAAAAACATTAAATCTTCAAGAAGCTCTTAATTGGATTGCGGCTCAAAGTTGA
- the hisB gene encoding imidazoleglycerol-phosphate dehydratase HisB gives MRSAKIKRETKETSIELFLNIDGSGKATIDTQLGYLNHMLELLTFWAKFDLELKARGDLEVDSHHTIEDIGICLGQALCKGWGERIGIVRIADVKVPMDEALVEVVVDISGRPYFVAKGYENIPSIVFGEEKDVFREFFKSLSFSGKFNLHMLWKYGTNGHHLLEASFKALGLALQHALQVKYSIQNSTKGVLD, from the coding sequence ATGAGAAGTGCAAAAATTAAAAGAGAGACAAAAGAAACAAGCATAGAACTTTTTTTAAACATTGATGGAAGTGGAAAAGCGACTATTGATACCCAATTGGGATATTTAAACCATATGTTAGAGTTATTAACTTTCTGGGCTAAGTTTGATTTGGAGTTAAAAGCACGAGGTGATTTAGAGGTAGATTCTCATCATACTATTGAAGATATTGGAATTTGTCTTGGACAGGCTTTATGTAAAGGATGGGGAGAAAGAATAGGTATTGTCAGAATTGCAGATGTTAAAGTTCCAATGGATGAGGCTTTAGTAGAAGTTGTTGTAGATATCTCCGGACGTCCTTATTTTGTAGCCAAGGGATATGAAAATATTCCCTCAATAGTATTTGGTGAAGAAAAAGACGTTTTTAGAGAATTTTTTAAAAGTTTGAGTTTTAGTGGCAAATTTAATTTACATATGCTTTGGAAATATGGAACAAATGGTCATCATCTTTTAGAGGCAAGTTTTAAAGCTTTAGGATTGGCTTTGCAACATGCTTTACAAGTAAAGTATTCTATTCAAAATAGCACAAAGGGTGTGTTAGATTGA
- the tatC gene encoding twin-arginine translocase subunit TatC: protein MTLTEHLEELRQRLVRCIIAIVIGFIGSYGFSKQIFNYLMQPLVKVLPPKSTLIFTSLPEAFFTYLKVSLVAGVFAVSPYIFYQLWKFISPGLYESEKKYLLPIAFFSGVFFIVGAMFGYFVVFPFGFQFFMGFATELIRPMPTLREYLSFCIKLLFAFGVIFELPLFIFFLARLGMVTSKGLRKKRKYAILIAFVVSAILTPPDVVTQVLMAGPLVLLYEIGVWIAYFFGKKEPHKQKSSA, encoded by the coding sequence ATGACTCTTACTGAACATTTAGAAGAGCTGAGACAGAGATTGGTTAGATGTATTATTGCTATTGTTATTGGTTTTATAGGTTCATATGGATTTTCTAAACAAATTTTTAATTATCTCATGCAGCCTTTGGTGAAGGTTTTACCTCCAAAAAGTACTCTTATTTTTACTTCTTTGCCAGAGGCTTTTTTTACTTATTTGAAAGTTTCTTTAGTAGCAGGCGTTTTTGCTGTTTCTCCTTATATTTTTTATCAATTATGGAAATTTATTTCTCCTGGTTTATATGAGAGTGAAAAAAAGTATCTTTTACCAATTGCTTTTTTTTCAGGAGTGTTTTTTATTGTAGGTGCTATGTTCGGATACTTTGTTGTTTTTCCTTTTGGATTTCAATTCTTTATGGGATTTGCTACAGAACTTATTCGTCCTATGCCAACCTTACGAGAGTATTTAAGTTTTTGTATTAAACTTTTATTTGCTTTTGGTGTTATTTTTGAGCTTCCTCTTTTTATTTTCTTTTTAGCTAGATTAGGTATGGTTACCAGTAAAGGACTTAGAAAAAAGAGAAAATATGCTATATTAATTGCTTTTGTAGTTTCTGCCATTTTAACACCTCCAGATGTGGTAACTCAGGTTTTAATGGCTGGACCACTTGTATTATTATATGAGATAGGAGTTTGGATAGCGTACTTTTTTGGCAAAAAAGAGCCCCATAAACAAAAAAGCTCTGCTTAA
- the tatB gene encoding Sec-independent protein translocase protein TatB, with the protein MFGIGSTELMLILVVALIVIGPSKLPEIAKTLGKAMAEFKKVSTDVKRTIEEEIEKEEEKRAYQEAKKELEKSEIQENIETKEIEENSKDLNESSKDEEK; encoded by the coding sequence ATGTTTGGAATAGGTTCTACAGAATTAATGTTGATTTTGGTTGTAGCCTTGATTGTTATAGGTCCGTCTAAATTACCTGAAATAGCCAAGACTTTAGGCAAAGCAATGGCTGAATTTAAAAAAGTATCTACAGATGTTAAAAGGACCATTGAAGAAGAAATAGAAAAGGAAGAAGAAAAAAGAGCCTATCAAGAAGCAAAAAAAGAACTTGAAAAAAGTGAGATCCAAGAAAATATAGAAACAAAAGAGATAGAAGAAAATAGTAAAGATTTAAACGAATCTTCAAAAGATGAGGAGAAATAG
- the guaA gene encoding glutamine-hydrolyzing GMP synthase, whose amino-acid sequence MFKGDKVIILDFGSQYTQLIARRVREEGIYSEIHPCNLSLEAIKKLKPSAIILSGGPASVTAEDSPSIDPKIFEWGIPVLGICYGMQLMNKLLGGEVVPSSNREYGRSELELLQDSPLWSNIWPENKKFTVWMSHGDTVLNIPNDFEVLAKTESIDFAAIGNKEKKLYALQFHPEVVHTDFGKQIIANFLFKIANLTPSWSMSSFIENVVKDVKNKVGEDEVVCALSGGVDSTVVAVLLHKALGKRLHCIFVDNGLLRLNEGEEVVSYLQKHFDLNLHYVQAQDLFLNRLKGVEDPEKKRKIIGHTFIEVFEKEANKLKKVKWLAQGTLYPDVIESVSYKGPSAVIKSHHNVGGLPEKMNLKLIEPLRELFKDEVRKVGIELGLPDFIIWRHPFPGPGLAIRIIGEITPNRLDILRQADKIVQNELLASDWYRKVWQGFAVLLPLKTVGVMGDERTYEHVIALRVVDSIDAMTADWTRLPSELLAKISNRIINEVKGVNRVVFDISSKPPSTIEWE is encoded by the coding sequence ATGTTTAAAGGTGATAAAGTTATTATTTTGGATTTTGGATCTCAATATACTCAACTTATTGCTAGAAGAGTAAGAGAAGAAGGTATTTATTCTGAAATTCATCCCTGTAATTTATCTTTAGAGGCGATAAAAAAACTAAAACCATCGGCAATTATTTTGTCTGGAGGTCCAGCCAGCGTAACAGCAGAGGATAGTCCTTCTATTGATCCTAAAATTTTTGAATGGGGGATTCCTGTTTTAGGAATTTGTTATGGCATGCAACTTATGAATAAGTTGCTGGGAGGAGAAGTTGTTCCTTCTTCTAATAGGGAGTATGGTAGAAGCGAACTTGAGCTTTTACAAGATTCTCCTCTATGGTCTAATATTTGGCCTGAAAATAAAAAATTTACCGTTTGGATGTCTCATGGAGATACTGTGTTAAATATTCCTAATGATTTTGAGGTATTAGCTAAGACAGAGAGTATAGATTTTGCAGCTATAGGAAATAAAGAAAAAAAACTTTATGCTCTTCAATTTCATCCAGAAGTTGTTCATACTGATTTTGGTAAACAGATTATTGCTAATTTTTTATTTAAAATAGCCAATTTGACTCCATCTTGGTCTATGAGTTCGTTTATTGAAAATGTAGTTAAAGATGTAAAGAATAAAGTTGGCGAAGATGAAGTAGTTTGTGCTTTAAGTGGAGGAGTTGATTCTACTGTAGTTGCAGTTTTATTACATAAAGCTCTAGGCAAGAGATTACATTGTATTTTTGTAGATAATGGACTTTTACGTCTTAATGAAGGAGAAGAAGTTGTTTCTTATCTACAGAAACACTTTGATTTGAATTTACATTATGTTCAAGCTCAAGATTTGTTTTTAAATAGGTTAAAAGGAGTAGAAGACCCAGAAAAAAAGAGAAAAATAATAGGACATACTTTTATAGAAGTTTTTGAAAAAGAAGCCAATAAACTTAAAAAGGTAAAATGGCTTGCTCAGGGAACTCTTTATCCTGATGTTATTGAAAGTGTATCTTATAAAGGTCCTTCTGCTGTTATAAAAAGTCATCATAATGTTGGCGGTCTTCCCGAAAAAATGAATTTAAAGTTAATAGAACCTTTGAGAGAATTATTTAAGGATGAAGTCAGAAAGGTAGGTATTGAGCTTGGCTTGCCTGATTTTATTATTTGGAGACATCCTTTTCCAGGACCTGGTTTAGCTATTCGGATAATCGGTGAAATTACTCCTAATAGGTTGGATATTCTTCGACAAGCAGATAAGATCGTTCAAAATGAACTTTTAGCTTCTGATTGGTATAGAAAGGTATGGCAGGGTTTTGCTGTTCTTTTACCTTTAAAAACAGTTGGAGTAATGGGAGATGAACGTACTTACGAACATGTAATTGCTTTAAGGGTAGTTGATAGCATAGATGCTATGACTGCTGACTGGACAAGATTACCTTCTGAATTGTTGGCAAAAATTTCTAATCGTATTATAAATGAAGTAAAGGGCGTAAATAGAGTAGTTTTTGATATTTCTTCTAAGCCTCCTAGTACTATTGAATGGGAGTAA
- the guaB gene encoding IMP dehydrogenase, producing MEDKVIGLGLTFDDVLLLPAYSEVLPDQVDLKTKLTPTIDLNIPLLSAAMDTVTEARMAISMARMGGVGVIHKNMTIEKQKLEVEKVKKSESGMILDPVTVNPEDNVAYVLELMAEYRISGLPVVEGDTLKGIVTNRDVRFVEDLRTKVKEVMTKENLITVPVGTTLKDAKRILQKRKVEKLLVVDKENRLKGLITIKDIEKIRKYPNACKDEYGRLRVGAAVGVGKDREDRVEALLRAGADFIVVDSAHGHSKNVLDTVSIIKKSFPDCQLIAGNIATYEGAMALIKAGADAVKVGIGPGSICTTRVVTGVGVPQITAIMEAVKACRKFDRCLIADGGIKFSGDIVKAIAVGADSVMMGSMLAGTEESPGETILYQGRTYKIYRGMGSIDAMKAGSSDRYFQDASHKLVPEGIVGRVPFKGPVSETIYQLIGGLRSGMGYLGCRNIKDLQEKSKMVRITNSGLKESHVHDVIITKEAPNYRIENY from the coding sequence ATGGAAGATAAAGTAATTGGATTAGGACTAACTTTTGATGATGTTTTATTATTGCCAGCCTATTCAGAAGTTTTGCCAGATCAGGTGGACTTAAAAACTAAACTCACTCCCACTATAGATTTAAATATTCCACTTTTAAGTGCAGCAATGGATACTGTAACTGAAGCTAGAATGGCTATTTCTATGGCCAGGATGGGTGGGGTTGGAGTTATTCATAAAAATATGACTATAGAAAAACAAAAGTTAGAAGTAGAAAAGGTTAAAAAATCAGAAAGTGGTATGATTTTGGATCCTGTTACTGTGAATCCTGAAGATAATGTTGCTTATGTATTGGAGTTAATGGCTGAATATAGGATTTCAGGACTTCCTGTTGTAGAAGGAGATACATTAAAGGGTATTGTTACTAACAGAGATGTTCGATTTGTAGAGGATTTAAGAACGAAAGTTAAAGAGGTTATGACAAAAGAAAATCTTATTACTGTGCCGGTAGGTACGACTTTAAAAGATGCCAAAAGGATTCTACAAAAAAGAAAAGTTGAGAAATTGTTAGTTGTAGACAAGGAAAATAGATTAAAGGGTCTTATTACTATTAAAGATATTGAGAAAATTAGAAAATATCCAAATGCTTGTAAAGATGAGTATGGACGTCTTAGAGTAGGTGCAGCTGTTGGAGTTGGTAAAGATAGAGAAGATAGAGTAGAAGCTTTATTAAGGGCAGGAGCTGATTTTATTGTTGTTGATTCTGCACATGGTCACTCTAAAAATGTTTTAGATACAGTGAGTATTATAAAAAAGAGTTTTCCAGATTGTCAGTTGATAGCTGGCAATATTGCTACTTATGAAGGAGCAATGGCTTTAATTAAAGCAGGAGCAGATGCTGTGAAGGTGGGTATAGGTCCTGGATCTATTTGTACAACTAGAGTTGTAACTGGAGTTGGGGTCCCTCAAATTACAGCTATCATGGAAGCAGTAAAGGCATGTAGGAAATTTGATAGATGTCTTATTGCTGATGGAGGAATTAAATTTTCTGGGGATATTGTAAAAGCTATTGCTGTAGGGGCTGATTCTGTGATGATGGGAAGTATGTTGGCAGGTACAGAGGAAAGTCCTGGTGAAACCATATTATATCAAGGTAGAACATATAAAATATATAGAGGAATGGGATCCATTGATGCAATGAAGGCTGGAAGTTCAGATAGATACTTTCAGGATGCATCTCATAAATTGGTTCCAGAAGGAATTGTAGGAAGAGTACCATTTAAGGGTCCTGTTAGTGAAACAATTTATCAATTAATTGGTGGGCTACGTTCGGGCATGGGATATTTAGGGTGTAGGAATATTAAAGATTTACAAGAAAAAAGTAAAATGGTCAGAATAACAAATTCTGGTCTTAAGGAAAGTCATGTGCATGATGTTATTATTACAAAAGAAGCCCCAAATTATAGAATAGAAAATTATTAG
- a CDS encoding ABC transporter ATP-binding protein: MLELKGVCSFYGKIQALYDVCLTVDEGEIITLIGANGAGKTTTLMSICGIVPPRKGSVVFQGEEINSLPPDKIVSKGIVQVPEGRLIFPRMSVMENLDMGAYLRNDKSEIKRDLEYIFELFPILAERKNQLGGTLSGGEQQMLAISRALMARPKLLLLDEPSLGLAPLVIKQIFEIIKKINETGTTIFLVEQNAHQALRIAHRGYVMENGRIVLADKAKNLLANEEVKKAYLGL; encoded by the coding sequence ATGCTTGAGTTAAAAGGAGTATGTTCATTTTATGGAAAAATTCAGGCACTTTATGATGTGTGTCTAACTGTAGATGAAGGTGAAATTATTACCTTAATAGGTGCTAATGGTGCAGGAAAAACTACTACTTTAATGTCTATTTGTGGTATTGTGCCACCTCGTAAAGGAAGTGTGGTTTTTCAAGGAGAAGAAATAAATTCTTTACCTCCTGATAAAATAGTAAGTAAAGGTATTGTCCAGGTTCCAGAAGGAAGGCTTATCTTTCCTAGAATGAGTGTTATGGAAAACTTAGATATGGGAGCTTATTTACGCAATGATAAGTCGGAGATAAAAAGAGATTTAGAGTATATTTTTGAATTGTTCCCTATTTTGGCGGAAAGAAAAAATCAGCTTGGAGGAACATTAAGTGGTGGGGAACAACAAATGCTCGCTATTTCTAGAGCTCTTATGGCGAGACCAAAACTATTATTACTAGATGAGCCATCTCTTGGTTTGGCTCCTTTGGTAATAAAGCAAATTTTTGAGATTATAAAAAAGATAAATGAGACAGGAACAACCATTTTTTTGGTGGAACAAAATGCTCACCAAGCACTGAGAATTGCCCATAGAGGATATGTGATGGAAAATGGAAGGATTGTACTTGCAGATAAAGCAAAAAATCTTTTAGCAAATGAAGAGGTTAAAAAGGCTTATTTAGGATTGTAA
- a CDS encoding ABC transporter ATP-binding protein: MKVRSKKRAMVKPILEVKELCMDFGGLRALDHVNLQVSKDQIVALIGPNGAGKTTFFNCVTGIYNPTEGDVFVLDRKGKKRRINGYKPNKVTELGLARTFQNIRLFPNMTVLENVMIGRHTRTKAWIFGALLRDKKTVQEEQETIEISYNILRKLHLEKYVNEIASNLPYGAQRRLEIARALAAEPSLLLLDEPAAGMNPQETKELEELIRQIKEQEKVAILLIEHDMKLVMNISDMVYVMEYGRLLAQGTPQEIKEDPRVIKAYLGEDHDA; this comes from the coding sequence ATGAAGGTAAGGAGTAAGAAAAGAGCAATGGTAAAGCCAATATTGGAAGTAAAAGAACTTTGTATGGATTTTGGCGGCTTAAGAGCGCTTGATCATGTAAATTTGCAGGTTAGTAAAGATCAAATTGTTGCTTTAATTGGTCCAAATGGAGCAGGGAAAACAACGTTTTTTAATTGCGTTACTGGAATATATAATCCTACCGAAGGAGATGTCTTTGTTTTAGATAGAAAAGGTAAAAAAAGAAGAATAAATGGCTATAAGCCTAATAAAGTTACAGAGTTAGGGTTAGCAAGAACTTTTCAAAATATTCGCCTTTTCCCTAATATGACTGTTTTAGAAAATGTAATGATTGGACGTCATACTAGGACAAAGGCTTGGATTTTTGGAGCTTTACTTAGAGATAAGAAAACTGTTCAAGAAGAACAAGAGACTATTGAAATAAGCTATAATATTTTAAGAAAATTGCATTTGGAAAAATATGTTAATGAAATAGCTTCTAATTTACCATATGGTGCTCAAAGAAGGCTTGAAATTGCAAGGGCCCTTGCTGCTGAGCCAAGCCTTTTGCTTTTAGATGAGCCTGCAGCAGGAATGAATCCTCAGGAAACAAAAGAATTAGAAGAATTAATTAGGCAGATTAAGGAGCAAGAAAAAGTAGCTATTTTACTTATTGAGCACGATATGAAATTAGTAATGAATATTTCTGATATGGTTTATGTAATGGAATATGGAAGATTATTGGCCCAGGGAACACCTCAGGAAATTAAAGAAGACCCAAGAGTTATTAAAGCTTATCTAGGTGAGGATCATGATGCTTGA